In Alistipes ihumii AP11, a genomic segment contains:
- the rbr gene encoding rubrerythrin: MEKNDLKGSLTEQNLLKAFAGESQAAARYRMYAKQARKDGFEKVACFFDETVHNELRHGKIYFEFLQGGMVEITASYPAGVIGTTLENLDEAAQGEYDEWQNLYPAYSEVAKQEGFSEIARQFAMIAEIERTHMERFRGLYDTMKDGHIFVKEEDTVWRCMECGHIYIGKKAPNRCPVCQHPQALFEIKCDRY, from the coding sequence ATGGAAAAAAACGATCTGAAGGGGAGCCTGACCGAGCAAAATCTGCTGAAAGCCTTTGCCGGCGAGTCTCAGGCTGCCGCCCGCTATCGCATGTACGCCAAACAGGCGCGCAAGGACGGATTCGAGAAAGTAGCCTGCTTTTTCGACGAGACGGTGCATAACGAGCTGAGGCACGGGAAAATCTATTTCGAGTTTCTGCAGGGCGGCATGGTGGAGATCACGGCATCGTATCCCGCCGGCGTGATCGGTACGACGCTCGAGAATCTCGACGAGGCCGCTCAGGGCGAGTACGACGAGTGGCAGAATCTCTATCCGGCCTATAGCGAAGTCGCCAAGCAGGAAGGATTTTCCGAGATCGCGAGACAGTTCGCTATGATCGCCGAGATCGAGCGCACGCACATGGAACGGTTTCGCGGCCTGTACGACACGATGAAGGACGGGCACATTTTCGTCAAGGAGGAAGACACCGTTTGGCGCTGCATGGAATGCGGGCACATATATATAGGTAAGAAAGCGCCTAACCGGTGTCCGGTCTGCCAGCATCCTCAGGCGCTTTTCGAAATCAAGTGCGACAGGTATTAG
- a CDS encoding superoxide dismutase: protein MTHTLPQLPYAEDALAPRMSKETIEYHHGKHQRTYVDNLNKLIVGTPYENMSLEEIIVRADGPIFNNAAQDWNHTFFFFTLSPTPKSMPSGPLAEAIDRDFGSLDAFKEQFTSAAAALFGSGWTWLVKDRDGKLSIRPMPNAGNPLRDGLTPLLTVDVWEHAYYIDYRNRRAEFLKNFWDLIDWKTVEERFAK from the coding sequence ATGACACACACCTTACCACAGCTTCCCTATGCGGAAGACGCGCTGGCTCCGAGGATGAGCAAGGAGACCATCGAGTACCACCACGGCAAGCACCAGCGTACTTACGTGGACAACCTGAACAAGCTGATTGTCGGCACGCCTTACGAAAACATGTCGCTGGAGGAGATTATCGTCCGTGCCGACGGTCCGATTTTCAACAATGCGGCTCAAGACTGGAATCATACGTTTTTCTTTTTCACGCTATCACCCACTCCAAAATCGATGCCAAGCGGTCCGCTGGCCGAGGCGATCGACCGAGATTTCGGTTCTCTCGACGCTTTCAAAGAGCAGTTCACGTCGGCCGCCGCCGCGCTGTTCGGCTCGGGCTGGACATGGCTCGTCAAAGACCGGGACGGGAAGCTGTCGATCCGGCCGATGCCCAATGCGGGCAATCCGCTGCGCGACGGACTGACGCCGCTGCTGACCGTCGACGTGTGGGAACATGCCTACTACATCGACTACCGGAACCGGCGGGCCGAGTTCCTGAAAAACTTCTGGGACCTGATCGACTGGAAAACAGTCGAAGAACGGTTCGCAAAATAG
- a CDS encoding N-acetyltransferase — translation MTIDDFDVLVATEEHTRFAQAICDEMAESAKARGTGIAKRTADYVSRKMREGKAVIAFHKDGTWAGFSYIESWGHGGYVANSGLIINPKFRKLGLAKAIKTKTFFLSLKKFPGSKLFGLTTGLAVMKINSELGYRPVTYSELTDDDQFWVGCQSCVNYPILQSKQRKNCLCTAMLFDPEHDTVKVPIDKGLLEK, via the coding sequence ATGACAATCGATGATTTTGATGTTTTGGTAGCCACGGAGGAGCACACCCGCTTCGCTCAGGCTATCTGCGACGAAATGGCCGAGTCGGCCAAGGCGCGCGGTACGGGTATTGCCAAGCGCACGGCCGATTACGTGTCGCGCAAGATGCGCGAGGGGAAGGCCGTAATCGCTTTCCACAAGGACGGGACCTGGGCCGGATTCAGCTACATCGAGTCGTGGGGACACGGCGGGTATGTGGCCAACTCGGGTCTGATCATCAACCCGAAGTTCCGCAAGCTGGGGCTTGCGAAAGCGATCAAGACCAAGACGTTCTTCCTGTCGCTGAAGAAGTTCCCGGGCTCGAAACTGTTCGGCCTGACGACCGGTCTGGCGGTGATGAAGATCAACTCCGAGCTGGGCTACCGGCCCGTCACCTATTCGGAGCTGACCGACGACGACCAGTTTTGGGTCGGCTGCCAGAGCTGCGTCAACTACCCGATCCTGCAGAGCAAGCAGCGTAAGAACTGCCTCTGTACGGCCATGCTGTTCGATCCCGAGCACGATACGGTGAAAGTGCCCATCGACAAGGGCCTGCTCGAGAAGTAG